The proteins below are encoded in one region of Sulfolobus islandicus Y.N.15.51:
- a CDS encoding DUF4443 domain-containing protein, whose translation MDIQIVLTKAVETRQGNKPKFDEGHVIMSLFYISQLQPVGRILLMKKTGLSEASIKTLLKRLREMKLIQTDPVGGNTLTEEGNKIVSCIKNTSNIKNVTLKSLGWNSSMLIIRGGAELLKKIPVLHLRDEIIRLGAEKVLVCVHTEEGKIEIPPKTEEMSLKGLLEEIKENCENCGPNDLIIFLVPNKEHLGNLTLAFILKVLKKC comes from the coding sequence ATGGATATCCAGATTGTACTTACCAAAGCTGTGGAAACCAGACAAGGCAATAAGCCTAAATTTGATGAAGGACATGTTATAATGAGCTTATTTTACATAAGCCAATTACAGCCAGTAGGAAGGATATTATTGATGAAAAAAACGGGATTATCAGAAGCATCTATAAAAACATTACTAAAAAGATTAAGAGAAATGAAACTAATTCAGACAGATCCAGTAGGAGGAAATACTCTCACAGAAGAAGGGAATAAAATAGTCTCATGTATTAAAAACACATCCAATATAAAAAATGTTACTTTGAAATCATTAGGTTGGAACTCATCAATGCTTATCATAAGGGGAGGTGCGGAATTATTAAAAAAGATTCCAGTTTTGCATCTAAGAGATGAAATAATAAGATTAGGTGCGGAAAAAGTATTGGTGTGCGTTCATACGGAAGAAGGAAAAATAGAGATTCCACCTAAGACAGAGGAGATGTCACTCAAAGGGTTATTGGAAGAAATTAAGGAAAATTGTGAGAATTGTGGTCCTAACGATCTTATTATATTTCTAGTTCCTAATAAAGAACATCTAGGAAATCTGACCTTGGCCTTCATACTTAAGGTGTTAAAGAAATGTTGA
- the argF gene encoding ornithine carbamoyltransferase, protein MFRGRSLLCLLDFETHEIERMLDVSFIMKNYVYHNNVPSSLSGKRVALLFEKPSTRTRVSTELAVSMLGGIPIVLNKQDLQWSRGEPIEDTGRVLGRVVNGIGARVLNHLTLVKLKESSGVPVFNLLSDLSHPLQALADLMTIRERFGNNLIKIAFVGDGTDNVLLSLMAIVAKLGLELHIATPKELKPREDLFKIISEIADDTGSVIEFHEDPYDAVRGVHVVYTDVWVSMGQENIAEQKKKLLQNYRVTSDLMKYAVKDAIFMHCLPANRGEEVELEVIDGPKSAVWDQAENRLYTAMAVFSLFI, encoded by the coding sequence ATGTTTAGAGGAAGAAGCTTGTTGTGTCTGCTTGATTTTGAAACACATGAAATAGAGAGAATGTTAGATGTTTCATTTATAATGAAAAATTACGTTTATCATAATAACGTTCCAAGTTCGTTAAGTGGTAAGAGAGTCGCATTACTTTTCGAGAAGCCAAGTACTAGGACTAGGGTTAGTACTGAATTAGCAGTATCAATGTTAGGTGGAATTCCAATTGTTCTTAATAAGCAAGATTTGCAATGGTCTAGAGGCGAACCCATCGAAGACACTGGAAGGGTTTTAGGCAGAGTTGTTAATGGGATAGGGGCCCGAGTACTAAATCACTTAACCCTAGTTAAACTAAAGGAATCATCTGGAGTTCCGGTATTTAATTTATTAAGCGATCTTTCTCATCCCCTGCAAGCATTAGCGGACTTAATGACCATTAGGGAAAGGTTTGGTAATAATCTAATTAAAATAGCGTTTGTTGGTGACGGAACTGATAATGTATTGCTAAGCCTAATGGCAATTGTGGCTAAATTAGGATTGGAGTTACATATCGCGACTCCTAAAGAACTTAAGCCTAGAGAAGATTTGTTTAAGATAATAAGTGAGATTGCAGATGATACGGGTAGCGTTATAGAGTTTCATGAGGATCCATATGATGCTGTTAGGGGTGTGCATGTAGTCTATACTGATGTTTGGGTTAGTATGGGACAAGAGAATATTGCTGAACAGAAGAAGAAACTATTGCAGAACTATAGGGTTACTTCAGACTTAATGAAGTATGCGGTTAAGGATGCTATATTTATGCATTGTTTGCCAGCTAATAGGGGAGAGGAAGTAGAGCTTGAGGTAATAGACGGACCTAAGAGTGCCGTCTGGGATCAGGCTGAGAATAGATTATATACAGCAATGGCAGTGTTTTCATTATTTATTTAA
- a CDS encoding Nre family DNA repair protein — protein MHKIPAELCIKCKGHKNLCGLPYCPIMERFRGMVSSLQKIKIDTSFKLVEGSTPPSGIVGEKGYPKVSLIINIPPSVYGEDARKYENVKEWWGKVNLGDIIKLRSSLISSITTVKVEKATEYYNTEIPLAIISDNPVVSEAKLKTLEAKLKFDGIILPRGPGGIAEEIKVIDNPKIPTKLDKLIFDDVKSAEAILELYRYNVDYYKIMHALSFGLLGKKKNRRFVPTRWAITAVDSTVGKFLYSKIINYNEVNEIEVYHGSYLGNYFYVVLYPSKFSSIWIEIWHPLSLWSQDLTISELKENFWGEYEYLDGGYMAARLAVLEHLEEVKRQAGVIIIREITEEYFAPVGNWHIRETVRNAMKNRIGKYDNLDQAISEVNKKLKVKINLFKLRTIKGLIKQKSIYDFFK, from the coding sequence ATGCACAAAATTCCAGCAGAGCTATGCATCAAGTGTAAGGGACATAAGAATCTCTGTGGGTTACCGTATTGTCCAATAATGGAGAGATTTAGAGGTATGGTTAGTAGTCTTCAGAAAATTAAAATAGATACCTCATTTAAACTGGTTGAAGGTTCTACTCCTCCTAGTGGAATAGTTGGAGAGAAAGGATATCCTAAAGTTTCACTAATCATAAATATTCCACCCTCAGTATATGGGGAAGATGCTAGAAAATATGAGAACGTTAAGGAATGGTGGGGAAAGGTAAATCTAGGGGATATAATAAAGTTGAGATCCTCATTAATCTCGAGTATAACTACAGTTAAGGTTGAGAAAGCTACTGAATATTACAATACAGAAATACCATTAGCAATAATTTCAGATAATCCAGTAGTATCTGAGGCAAAATTAAAAACATTAGAGGCGAAATTAAAGTTTGACGGAATAATTTTACCGAGAGGACCAGGAGGAATTGCAGAGGAAATAAAGGTTATTGATAATCCTAAAATCCCAACTAAATTGGATAAGCTAATCTTTGATGATGTAAAATCTGCAGAAGCGATCTTAGAACTGTATAGGTATAATGTAGATTATTATAAGATAATGCACGCATTATCGTTTGGACTTCTAGGCAAGAAAAAGAACAGAAGATTCGTACCAACTAGATGGGCAATAACTGCAGTTGACAGCACAGTTGGTAAATTTCTATATAGCAAAATAATAAACTATAACGAGGTAAATGAGATAGAAGTGTACCACGGCTCATATTTAGGCAACTACTTCTATGTTGTACTTTATCCATCAAAGTTTAGTTCAATATGGATAGAAATATGGCATCCACTAAGTTTGTGGTCTCAAGATCTCACAATTTCGGAACTAAAGGAGAATTTCTGGGGAGAGTATGAATACTTAGATGGAGGATACATGGCTGCAAGATTAGCGGTGCTAGAACATTTAGAGGAAGTAAAGAGACAAGCGGGAGTTATAATCATTAGGGAAATAACAGAAGAGTACTTTGCACCAGTTGGAAATTGGCACATTAGAGAAACTGTGAGGAATGCTATGAAAAATAGAATAGGAAAATATGACAATCTGGATCAAGCCATATCTGAAGTAAATAAAAAATTAAAGGTTAAAATAAACTTATTTAAGTTACGTACGATAAAGGGTCTAATCAAGCAAAAATCTATTTACGATTTCTTTAAATAA
- a CDS encoding PHP-associated domain-containing protein, whose amino-acid sequence MFFDLHVHSRYSDGKYFPKDIIAYARARNIYVAITDHDTSLGLNSVKEEKVILGQEVTTEYGHVVILCNFPPSPPNRIAELVDYAKENSCLIFPSHPFDIFRKGIGNKVFEYKFDLIEIYNSKAPKMANNKAKEVSIKLNLAGVSNSDAHVIQAIGSAYNDLYEVMEFNLDDILDNLRRGKIRNIINGLSFRAKFSILQWYIERKIRNAQNSSRAMHQV is encoded by the coding sequence ATGTTTTTTGATCTCCATGTACATTCGAGATATAGCGATGGAAAATATTTCCCTAAAGATATAATTGCCTATGCTAGAGCTAGAAATATATACGTGGCGATTACAGATCACGATACTTCTTTAGGTTTAAACAGCGTAAAGGAAGAAAAAGTGATCCTTGGACAAGAAGTTACTACTGAATATGGGCACGTTGTAATATTGTGTAATTTCCCACCATCTCCACCTAACAGAATAGCTGAATTAGTAGACTACGCTAAGGAGAACTCTTGCTTAATATTTCCCTCACATCCTTTCGATATTTTTAGAAAAGGAATAGGTAATAAGGTATTTGAATATAAATTTGATTTAATTGAAATTTATAACTCCAAGGCTCCTAAAATGGCTAATAATAAGGCTAAAGAAGTATCCATAAAGCTGAATTTAGCTGGAGTTTCAAATAGTGACGCTCACGTAATTCAAGCAATAGGTTCCGCATATAATGATTTATATGAGGTAATGGAGTTTAACTTAGACGATATCCTAGATAACTTAAGGAGAGGGAAAATAAGAAATATAATCAATGGATTATCATTTAGAGCTAAATTTTCCATTTTACAATGGTATATTGAGAGGAAAATAAGAAATGCACAAAATTCCAGCAGAGCTATGCATCAAGTGTAA
- the asd gene encoding aspartate-semialdehyde dehydrogenase, with product MADKIKVSLLGSTGMVGQKMVRMLSKHPYIELVKVSASPQKIGKKYKESVKWIEPGDIPENIAELPIVSTEYEDHKDVDVVLSALPNELAEDVELKLVKQGKIVVSNASPFRMDPDVPLINPEVNWEHLELLKYQKSNKNWNGLLVKNPNCTAAILSMPIKPLERLIKINAVYIVTLQAVSGAGYSGLPFMAIDGNVVPWIKGEEEKIPKEINKMLGKFEAGKLKSSSLEIHPTTTRVPVKVGHMGVINIVTNDNVDEKEVQKALDGFASLPQHKNLPTAPKKPIILFKDEDRPQPARDLQYYDGMAVTVGRVKFEGNVLRLVVLGDNLVRGAAGITILTLEVMKELGYF from the coding sequence GTGGCTGATAAGATAAAAGTTTCGTTACTAGGCTCTACCGGAATGGTAGGGCAAAAAATGGTAAGGATGCTTTCAAAACATCCCTATATAGAATTAGTGAAAGTTAGTGCATCACCCCAAAAGATTGGTAAAAAATACAAAGAATCTGTAAAATGGATTGAACCCGGAGATATTCCGGAAAACATAGCTGAATTACCAATAGTCTCCACTGAGTACGAAGATCATAAAGATGTTGATGTTGTTCTTTCAGCATTACCTAATGAACTAGCAGAGGATGTTGAATTAAAGTTAGTAAAACAAGGAAAAATAGTAGTATCTAATGCATCACCGTTTAGAATGGATCCAGATGTGCCATTGATCAATCCAGAAGTAAATTGGGAGCATTTAGAGCTACTAAAATATCAAAAAAGTAATAAAAACTGGAATGGACTATTAGTCAAAAATCCTAACTGTACTGCGGCAATACTTTCTATGCCAATTAAACCCTTAGAAAGATTAATCAAAATTAACGCTGTGTATATAGTAACTTTACAAGCAGTAAGCGGAGCTGGCTATAGCGGTTTACCATTTATGGCAATAGATGGCAATGTTGTACCTTGGATTAAAGGGGAAGAGGAGAAAATTCCCAAGGAAATAAATAAAATGTTAGGAAAGTTCGAAGCTGGAAAACTAAAATCTTCTAGCTTAGAAATTCATCCAACCACTACCAGGGTCCCTGTAAAAGTTGGACATATGGGTGTAATTAATATTGTAACTAACGATAATGTGGATGAAAAAGAAGTTCAAAAAGCGTTAGATGGTTTCGCGTCATTACCTCAACATAAGAACTTGCCTACCGCACCTAAGAAACCAATTATTTTATTTAAAGATGAGGATAGACCTCAACCAGCTAGAGACTTACAATATTACGACGGAATGGCAGTGACAGTAGGTAGAGTAAAGTTCGAAGGAAATGTGTTACGATTAGTTGTTCTTGGAGATAATCTAGTGAGAGGCGCTGCTGGAATAACGATTTTAACATTAGAAGTTATGAAAGAATTAGGTTACTTCTAA
- a CDS encoding aspartate kinase, translated as MALIVKIGGSIQKDEKDYELIVKKIQDFSKKSDKIIVVTSAIKNVTNELISATLNTDNSPNIVTEIYERHIKLLSKLADGKEFENSFKDISRLSDELFRVAWSIRVLDEVTPRVRDYILSFGERMATLLLSAILRSNGIEAEGVITPPFITDENYGEANVIGDLSKKEIMSILENVKANVIVLPGFIGRTKEGRYTTLGRGGSDYTATLLGKLIGLREVRLVTEVPGIMTGDPKKFENAKTITRLSLEEAIELSQLGAKRLHPRTFDPVFGSDMKVIVESLYEDGFTMINGECENNDGLKGISLLDNAKLITVESTKIVGKIGSAARITNEAKEAGVNIISISQPASETTIQLVVDSLSANRLLSKLEELKGTLVKDIEVNDVNIVGIVGCGIKKKEISTKVLSIASSYDPLAISRGISNVSMTFIVNKEEGEKLAKELHKVIVSG; from the coding sequence ATGGCTCTAATAGTTAAAATAGGTGGATCAATACAAAAAGATGAAAAAGATTATGAACTTATCGTAAAGAAGATACAAGATTTTTCAAAGAAATCTGATAAGATCATAGTAGTAACATCAGCTATTAAAAACGTTACTAACGAGTTAATAAGTGCAACTTTGAATACTGATAACTCTCCAAATATTGTAACTGAAATCTATGAAAGGCATATAAAACTGTTATCAAAATTGGCAGATGGCAAGGAATTCGAGAACTCATTTAAGGATATATCTAGGCTGAGTGATGAACTGTTCAGAGTAGCTTGGTCTATAAGAGTATTAGACGAAGTAACCCCTAGAGTTAGAGACTACATACTTTCATTTGGAGAGAGAATGGCTACCTTACTCCTTTCAGCAATATTGAGAAGTAACGGAATTGAAGCTGAAGGTGTGATTACTCCTCCATTTATAACTGATGAAAATTACGGTGAAGCTAACGTAATTGGGGATCTATCTAAAAAGGAAATCATGAGTATATTAGAAAATGTGAAAGCTAACGTGATAGTCCTTCCAGGTTTTATAGGGAGAACAAAAGAGGGGAGATACACCACTTTGGGAAGGGGTGGTAGCGATTATACTGCAACCTTACTAGGTAAACTAATTGGATTAAGAGAAGTTAGACTAGTTACCGAGGTTCCCGGGATAATGACAGGAGATCCTAAAAAATTCGAAAATGCTAAAACGATAACTAGACTCTCGTTGGAAGAAGCTATAGAACTCTCACAGTTAGGAGCAAAAAGGTTACATCCTAGAACTTTTGATCCAGTCTTTGGAAGTGATATGAAGGTAATAGTTGAGTCATTATATGAAGATGGATTTACCATGATTAATGGAGAATGTGAAAATAATGATGGACTTAAAGGAATATCACTCTTGGATAACGCAAAATTGATAACAGTTGAGAGTACTAAAATCGTTGGAAAAATAGGATCTGCGGCAAGAATAACAAATGAAGCGAAGGAGGCTGGAGTTAACATAATATCAATTTCTCAACCAGCTAGTGAGACCACAATACAACTCGTTGTTGATTCACTCTCTGCAAATAGACTGTTATCGAAATTAGAAGAATTAAAGGGAACTTTGGTAAAGGATATCGAGGTAAATGATGTTAATATCGTAGGTATAGTAGGATGTGGAATAAAGAAGAAGGAGATCTCTACTAAGGTTCTTTCAATAGCCTCAAGTTATGATCCGTTAGCTATCTCTAGGGGAATATCTAACGTAAGCATGACCTTTATAGTTAATAAGGAAGAAGGAGAAAAATTAGCAAAAGAGTTGCATAAGGTGATCGTAAGTGGCTGA
- the thrC gene encoding threonine synthase, with product MKCLSCGYETEIDQDQILCPRCGGLLEIIVEPPKDFSFSKLRGRGVWRYKELIAGKYKNIVSINEGNTPLIRSSNINDNLYFKFEGLNPTGSFKDRGMTVAVSSAVSLNYKTVIAASTGNTAASAAAYAARAGIKSFIVLPKGKVALGKLAQSILYGSVILEVDGSFDVAMDAVMRLYKDLKVVYPLNSFNPWRLEGQKTIAFEIAEELGVPDNVIVPVGNAGNIYAIWKGFNELVKTGVINTIPRMIGIQAEGASPIATAIVKGKDSPDFVENPDTVATAIRIGKPVNWQKAMKAIRESNGTAIAVSDSEILDAQKTLARKEGIGAEPASAAALAGYIKAINEKVVDKDEKTVLILTGHSLKDPDSMTKAEAKRILVNPLHMGKIILGEINGSNS from the coding sequence ATGAAGTGCTTAAGTTGTGGATATGAAACGGAAATAGATCAAGATCAGATATTATGTCCAAGATGTGGAGGACTATTGGAAATTATAGTGGAACCACCAAAGGACTTCTCTTTCAGCAAATTGAGAGGAAGAGGAGTTTGGAGATACAAAGAACTGATAGCAGGCAAATATAAAAATATTGTAAGTATAAATGAAGGAAATACCCCGCTAATAAGATCCTCAAATATAAATGATAATCTTTATTTTAAATTCGAAGGACTTAATCCTACTGGAAGTTTTAAGGATAGAGGAATGACAGTAGCAGTTAGTTCTGCAGTAAGCTTAAACTACAAAACCGTAATAGCAGCATCTACTGGAAACACTGCAGCTTCCGCAGCTGCTTATGCTGCAAGAGCAGGTATAAAGAGCTTTATCGTCTTACCTAAAGGTAAGGTAGCATTAGGTAAATTAGCTCAGTCAATACTTTATGGCTCAGTTATTTTAGAGGTTGATGGAAGTTTTGACGTTGCTATGGATGCGGTAATGAGGTTATATAAGGATTTAAAAGTAGTATATCCATTAAATTCTTTTAACCCATGGAGATTAGAAGGACAGAAGACAATAGCATTTGAGATAGCGGAAGAACTAGGAGTTCCAGATAATGTGATAGTCCCAGTAGGCAATGCAGGCAATATTTACGCAATATGGAAGGGATTTAATGAGCTAGTTAAAACTGGAGTGATAAATACTATTCCCAGAATGATTGGAATCCAAGCTGAGGGAGCATCACCAATAGCTACTGCAATAGTCAAAGGCAAAGATTCTCCAGATTTCGTAGAAAATCCAGATACTGTAGCTACTGCAATAAGAATAGGAAAACCAGTAAATTGGCAAAAAGCGATGAAAGCAATAAGAGAATCCAATGGAACCGCAATAGCAGTATCTGATTCTGAAATATTAGACGCACAGAAGACCCTAGCTAGAAAAGAGGGCATAGGAGCTGAGCCTGCTTCAGCAGCTGCCTTAGCTGGTTACATTAAGGCAATAAATGAAAAGGTAGTAGATAAAGATGAAAAAACAGTTTTAATCCTAACAGGACATTCATTAAAAGATCCCGATAGTATGACCAAAGCTGAAGCTAAGAGAATATTAGTTAATCCTCTACATATGGGAAAAATTATCCTAGGTGAGATAAATGGCTCTAATAGTTAA
- a CDS encoding UbiD family decarboxylase yields the protein MAFKDLRDYIEFMKKRNKLIEVDEEVSVDLEITEITRKATYAHLPPLLFKRIKNYENWKIISNIFYSIESFYEILGTNKLESISEGFLSNLSNMPITFFDKIKSLREILGLGKVMPKAKTPSFKEEKNLDLAKIPAIKTWPKDAGRYLTFSITITKDPETDVHNLSVYRIQILNEKEAIIHWQAFKRGALTAKRYLEKGTTKIPIAIVTGVDPAIAFTAASPVPHGIDKYMFAGILRGEGVDVTELDDKLLVPSHSEVVLTGYVDLNDMRLEGPFGDHMGYYTPADYYPVFKLEKVYIREDPIFHVTSVGKPPLEDAWIGKAVERIFLPFAKMLVPELVDMNLPEYGLFTGIGIFSIKKYYPGQAKRVMMALWGTGQLSLLKTIIIVDQDIDVHDINQVIYAIAANVDPKRDVWVIENALTDSLDPSVQFPPLGSKLGIDATRKFKEEMGKEWPEEVRSDEGVAKKADEIINKIIKRYQTS from the coding sequence ATGGCGTTCAAAGATCTTAGAGACTATATAGAATTTATGAAAAAGAGAAATAAGCTAATTGAAGTTGATGAGGAAGTAAGCGTCGATTTAGAAATAACTGAAATCACAAGAAAAGCAACTTATGCTCATTTACCCCCTCTTTTATTCAAAAGGATTAAAAATTATGAGAATTGGAAAATAATCTCCAATATTTTCTATTCAATTGAAAGCTTTTACGAGATTCTTGGAACGAATAAACTAGAATCAATATCGGAAGGATTTCTATCAAATTTGTCCAACATGCCTATCACATTTTTTGATAAAATAAAATCACTTAGGGAAATTTTAGGACTAGGAAAAGTAATGCCTAAAGCTAAGACACCTAGTTTTAAAGAGGAAAAGAATTTAGATCTGGCTAAGATTCCTGCAATAAAAACCTGGCCTAAAGATGCCGGAAGATACCTTACCTTTTCCATAACAATAACAAAGGACCCAGAGACAGATGTTCATAATCTTAGCGTTTATAGAATTCAAATTCTAAACGAAAAGGAGGCTATAATTCATTGGCAAGCCTTTAAAAGAGGCGCGCTTACTGCTAAAAGATATTTAGAAAAAGGCACTACCAAGATACCTATTGCCATAGTAACCGGAGTGGATCCTGCTATAGCATTTACAGCAGCTTCTCCAGTCCCTCATGGAATAGATAAGTATATGTTTGCGGGAATCTTGAGAGGTGAGGGAGTTGATGTAACTGAACTAGATGATAAGTTGCTAGTACCGAGTCATTCAGAAGTAGTTTTAACTGGTTATGTTGACTTGAATGACATGCGTCTAGAGGGTCCCTTTGGAGATCATATGGGTTATTACACACCAGCAGATTACTATCCAGTTTTCAAATTGGAAAAAGTATACATTAGAGAAGACCCCATATTTCACGTAACATCAGTAGGCAAACCACCACTTGAGGATGCTTGGATAGGTAAGGCTGTAGAAAGGATATTCTTACCTTTTGCCAAGATGCTAGTTCCAGAACTTGTCGACATGAATCTACCAGAATATGGCCTATTTACTGGGATTGGTATATTCTCTATAAAGAAATATTACCCTGGCCAGGCCAAGAGAGTTATGATGGCTCTATGGGGTACTGGTCAGCTAAGCCTTTTAAAGACTATAATAATTGTTGATCAAGATATAGACGTTCATGATATTAATCAAGTTATTTACGCTATTGCAGCTAATGTAGACCCTAAACGTGATGTTTGGGTAATAGAAAATGCACTTACGGACTCATTGGACCCTAGTGTTCAATTTCCACCATTAGGTAGTAAACTAGGTATAGACGCTACTAGGAAGTTTAAAGAAGAAATGGGAAAAGAATGGCCAGAAGAGGTTAGGTCAGACGAGGGAGTGGCTAAAAAAGCAGATGAAATAATAAATAAAATTATAAAGAGATATCAAACCTCCTAA
- the cdvB1/B2 gene encoding cell division protein CdvB1/B2 yields the protein MASSKVEDFVKNWGGKQEPSIGERIKNAFKPQQPLRYRLVMANYRLRTMVSRLDVYISRLQERDRTLFEKVVESQMSKDTARAAMYANEIAEIRKISRQLITTQIALEQVQLRLETITELGDVFNSLIPVLGVIKELRNAMKGVMPEISLELAELEEGLQEVVIEAGDFTGAPANYGASSPEARKILEEASVVAEQRMKEKFPELPSFVTSTQKVSNQEQK from the coding sequence ATGGCCTCAAGTAAAGTGGAAGATTTCGTAAAGAATTGGGGAGGTAAACAAGAGCCAAGTATTGGTGAAAGAATAAAGAATGCGTTCAAGCCACAGCAACCACTAAGGTATAGATTAGTAATGGCAAACTACAGATTAAGGACAATGGTAAGTCGTCTTGACGTTTACATTTCAAGATTACAAGAGAGAGATAGGACTCTATTCGAAAAGGTCGTAGAATCTCAGATGTCAAAGGATACGGCAAGAGCAGCTATGTATGCTAATGAAATAGCTGAGATTAGGAAGATTTCCAGGCAGCTAATTACTACACAAATTGCCCTAGAGCAAGTACAACTCAGGTTAGAGACGATAACTGAGCTTGGAGATGTATTTAACAGCCTAATACCAGTACTTGGTGTTATAAAAGAGCTAAGAAATGCGATGAAAGGAGTTATGCCAGAGATAAGTTTGGAGCTAGCAGAATTAGAGGAGGGATTACAAGAGGTAGTAATAGAAGCAGGGGACTTTACTGGTGCGCCAGCCAACTATGGTGCTTCAAGCCCAGAGGCAAGGAAGATATTAGAAGAAGCTTCTGTTGTTGCTGAACAGAGAATGAAAGAGAAGTTCCCAGAATTGCCAAGCTTCGTTACCTCTACTCAGAAAGTATCTAATCAAGAGCAGAAATAA